The following are from one region of the Jeongeupia sp. USM3 genome:
- a CDS encoding molybdopterin-binding protein codes for MNRIPATLTRVEHGAGMTLVEARVETASDIATLVATIVGEVALTVGAPVVLACKETEVALAKNLSGEISLRNRHAARVVGIDAGAVLTRVVLDWHGQRIASVITSGSASRLDIRIGDSVEWLVKANEMAVDTP; via the coding sequence GTGAACCGCATTCCCGCCACGCTGACCCGGGTCGAGCACGGCGCCGGCATGACCCTCGTCGAAGCCCGCGTCGAAACCGCTTCCGATATCGCCACGCTGGTCGCGACCATCGTCGGCGAGGTGGCGCTGACGGTCGGTGCACCGGTCGTGCTCGCCTGCAAGGAAACTGAAGTCGCACTGGCGAAAAACCTCAGCGGCGAGATCAGCCTGCGCAACCGCCATGCCGCGCGCGTCGTCGGCATCGACGCCGGCGCAGTGCTCACACGGGTCGTGCTCGACTGGCACGGCCAGCGGATCGCATCGGTGATCACCAGCGGCTCGGCCAGCCGGCTGGACATCCGGATCGGCGACAGCGTCGAATGGCTGGTCAAGGCCAACGAAATGGCGGTGGACACACCGTGA
- the modA gene encoding molybdate ABC transporter substrate-binding protein: MRTLRLLVAALAFAATAQAWAAPINVAVAANLQYTFDDLAKAYKAETGLDVNPSYGASGKFFAQIGNGAPFHVFLSADASYPQKLDAAGLTLEPSKVYAHGTLVLWTLKDLDLKQWEKLVRDPAVERIAVANPETAPYGRAAAQALKHYKLSEAAHSKLVFGESIGQTNQFIATRAADLGFTAKAIVISAEMQGKGRWLEIPSAAYEPIAQRAALLKYAGDNDTADAKRFYQFLFSPKAQAIFKQAGYKLP, encoded by the coding sequence ATGCGCACGCTTCGCCTTCTCGTCGCAGCTCTAGCCTTCGCCGCGACCGCCCAAGCCTGGGCCGCCCCGATCAATGTCGCGGTGGCCGCCAACCTGCAGTACACCTTCGACGACCTCGCCAAGGCGTACAAGGCCGAGACCGGGCTCGACGTGAACCCGAGCTACGGCGCATCGGGCAAGTTCTTTGCGCAGATCGGCAACGGCGCACCGTTCCATGTCTTCCTCTCCGCCGACGCCAGCTACCCGCAGAAGCTCGACGCCGCAGGGCTGACGCTCGAACCGAGCAAGGTCTACGCGCACGGCACGCTGGTGCTGTGGACGCTGAAGGACCTCGACCTCAAGCAGTGGGAAAAACTGGTTCGCGATCCGGCCGTCGAACGGATCGCCGTCGCCAACCCGGAAACCGCACCGTACGGCCGTGCTGCGGCACAGGCGCTGAAGCACTACAAGTTGAGCGAGGCCGCGCATTCCAAGCTCGTGTTCGGCGAAAGCATCGGCCAGACCAACCAGTTCATCGCCACCCGCGCTGCCGACCTCGGCTTTACCGCCAAGGCCATCGTCATCTCCGCCGAAATGCAGGGCAAGGGCCGCTGGCTCGAAATCCCCTCCGCCGCCTACGAACCGATCGCCCAGCGCGCCGCGCTGCTCAAGTACGCCGGCGACAACGACACCGCGGACGCCAAGCGCTTTTACCAGTTCCTGTTCTCGCCGAAGGCGCAGGCCATCTTCAAGCAGGCCGGGTACAAACTGCCGTGA
- a CDS encoding 23S rRNA (adenine(2030)-N(6))-methyltransferase RlmJ: protein MLSYRHAFHAGNHADVLKHFLLVELLGYLNQKDKAYWYIDTHAGAGLYQLTEGYAAKNAEFEGGIARLWNRTDLPEALARYVEVIRRFNPDGRLAFYPGSPLVAQAVMRRDDKLRLFELHPSDSKLLEANCEMLGRQAQVNVGDGFAGLKAVLPPPPRRGLTLIDPPYEDKGDYRTVVKAMEEGLRRFATGTFAIWYPTLQRAESRELPEALKKLPAKGWLDVRLQVQSPSADGFGMHGSGMFVVNPPYTLAATLKAVMPLLADALALDKGAGFTLEHRSA, encoded by the coding sequence ATGCTCAGCTACCGTCACGCCTTCCACGCCGGCAACCACGCCGACGTGCTCAAGCACTTTCTCCTCGTCGAGCTGCTGGGCTACCTGAACCAGAAGGACAAGGCCTACTGGTATATCGATACCCACGCCGGCGCCGGGCTGTACCAGCTGACCGAGGGCTATGCGGCGAAGAACGCCGAATTCGAGGGCGGCATTGCCCGGCTGTGGAACCGCACCGACCTGCCCGAAGCGCTGGCGCGCTACGTCGAGGTGATCCGCCGCTTCAATCCGGACGGCAGGCTGGCGTTCTACCCGGGCTCGCCCCTGGTCGCGCAGGCGGTGATGCGCCGCGATGACAAGCTGCGGCTGTTCGAGCTGCACCCGAGCGACAGCAAGCTGCTCGAAGCCAATTGCGAGATGCTGGGCCGGCAGGCGCAGGTCAACGTCGGCGACGGCTTTGCCGGCCTGAAAGCCGTGCTGCCGCCGCCGCCGCGCCGCGGGCTGACGCTGATCGACCCGCCGTACGAGGACAAGGGCGACTACCGGACCGTGGTCAAGGCGATGGAAGAAGGCCTGCGCCGCTTTGCCACCGGCACTTTCGCGATCTGGTATCCGACCTTGCAACGCGCCGAATCGCGCGAGCTGCCCGAAGCGCTGAAAAAACTGCCGGCCAAGGGCTGGCTCGACGTACGGCTGCAGGTGCAATCACCCTCCGCCGACGGCTTCGGCATGCACGGCAGCGGCATGTTCGTCGTCAACCCGCCGTACACGCTGGCCGCAACGCTCAAGGCGGTGATGCCGCTGCTGGCCGATGCGCTGGCGCTCGACAAGGGCGCCGGCTTCACGCTTGAGCACCGGTCGGCCTGA